In Pieris rapae chromosome 24, ilPieRapa1.1, whole genome shotgun sequence, a single window of DNA contains:
- the LOC123690329 gene encoding uncharacterized protein LOC123690329, whose protein sequence is MSRSRKILSLCLEPNDHHNTVTDDLSIVAEDTQPKDVEENCDTSNKENTYHINEPTTHIPNLQVECNRIENEDCNLQEPESTGEETDDSVKDRDYKLSSKKRSKNLVVSRQRSSSTSSTNSSSSSSSSSSSSSSSSSSSDTPSSNRNSPTSTSVLLSLNKQTNQDNNECLPSTSKEINLNSIHSPIPNETVVQGNFNTRKRRRGEAQWKQNITKVLRNSGLPYQTKSGRNISKKQMKPSCGEGCRLKCSYFLTDEIRIQIFDSYWALKDLEKQRLFIHKHIQQIEIKFRSTKAQKNRKINYAFYFEVEGSLKRVCKTMFKNTLDINDRTIRTVTEKSTGGFLKEDERGKHGKHYTVGDTIKNDIRNHIKRIPKIESHYLRAQTTREYIDGGKTISDLHRDYVNECKQDGRNFGNYVMYSRIFNGEFNLGFFVPKKDRCELCVAYENAVPESKLLLKKKYDEHLVDKVLSREEKKRDKIALKENKNLIVSVYDLQAVLQVPRGDVSVFYYKSKLNNMNFTISKLKAEESGKKKKRQQTEDDSYNGDTIVNNSITDCYFWHEGQGNRGSDEIGSCLLKYIEKELHDYEGDQLADIVFYSDNCCGQNKNKFIVGLYMYAILKFSNLNSITHKFLIAGHTQNEGDAIHSVIEKQIKRSLKTGPIYVPSQYVQIIKEAKKTGEPLRVNELSHTDFINLKRLVSDLGITTLNKLKISEVKMMMITKAAPNILKYKTSYTDIEWSETNLLSRNKKIIVPDLKQVYAAKIEIKERKKNDLMTLLLNNHIPSFYANFYNSL, encoded by the coding sequence ATGTCCAGATCcagaaaaatattgtcattatGTCTGGAACCCAATGACCATCATAACACAGTAACTGATGACTTGTCTATTGTGGCGGAAGATACGCAACCAAAAGATGTAGAAGAAAATTGTGACACGTCAAATAAAGAGAATACATATCATATAAATGAACCTACTACACACATTCCCAACTTACAGGTAGAATGTAATAGAATAGAGAATGAAGACTGTAATTTGCAAGAACCCGAATCTACGGGTGAAGAAACAGACGATTCTGTTAAAGATCGTGATTATAAATTGTCTTCCAAAAAGCGTAGCAAGAATTTAGTAGTTTCTCGTCAGCGATCATCTAGTACTTCATCTACAAATTCCTCTTCGTCTAGTTCATCCTCATCTAGTTCATCTTCATCTAGTTCATCCTCTTCTGATACTCCTTCGTCTAATAGAAATTCTCCAACATCTACCTCTGTACTATTGTcacttaataaacaaacaaatcaagACAACAATGAATGCTTGCCTTCAACTTCCAaagaaattaacttaaatagtaTTCATTCTCCAATACCAAACGAGACCGTAGTACAGGGAAATTTCAATACACGTAAGAGACGCCGTGGAGAGGCACAATGGAAGCagaatataacaaaagttTTACGAAACTCTGGATTACCCTATCAAACGAAGTCCGGACGAAATATTTCtaagaaacaaatgaaaccAAGTTGTGGAGAAGGTTGTAGACTTAAATGCAGCTATTTTCTTACCGATGAAATAAGAATTCAAATCTTTGATTCTTATTGGGCTTTGAAAGATTTAGAGAAACAGAGACTATTCATTCACAAACACATACAACAGATAGAGATAAAGTTTCGGTCTACCAAAGCACAGAAAAATCGAAAAATCAACTATGCATTTTACTTTGAGGTTGAAGGTTCATTAAAAAGGGTTtgcaaaacaatgtttaaaaatacattggaTATTAATGATAGAACAATTAGAACTGTAACAGAGAAATCTACTGGAGGATTTTTGAAAGAAGATGAAAGAGGGAAACACGGTAAACATTATACTGTAGGTGACactataaaaaatgatataagAAATCATATAAAACGTATACCGAAAATTGAAAGTCATTATTTAAGAGCACAAACAACACGAGAATACATTGATGGAGGAAAGACTATATCTGACTTACATAGAGATTATGTGAATGAATGTAAACAAGATGGACGCAACTTTGGAAACTACGTAATGTACAGTCGTATTTTTAACGgtgaatttaatttaggattttttgtgccaaaaaaagACAGATGTGAATTATGTGTAGCTTATGAAAATGCAGTTCCCGAAAGTAAACTGTtgctcaaaaaaaaatatgatgaacATTTAGTGGACAAGGTTTTATCCAGGGAAGAAAAAAAGCGAGATAAAATAGCcctaaaagaaaacaaaaacctGATTGTATCTGTATACGATTTACAAGCAGTTTTACAGGTACCTCGTGGTgatgtttctgttttttattataagagcaaattaaataatatgaacttTACGATAAGCAAATTGAAAGCAGAAGAATcgggaaaaaagaaaaaaaggcaACAGACTGAAGACGATAGTTACAATGGAGACACTATTGTAAATAACAGTATTACCGATTGTTATTTTTGGCACGAGGGTCAGGGTAATCGGGGTTCAGATGAGATTGGTAGCTGTTtgcttaaatatatagaaaaagaaTTGCATGATTACGAGGGTGACCAACTAGctgatatagttttttattcggATAACTGTTGCggccaaaacaaaaataagtttattgttGGATTGTACATGTATGCAATATTGaagtttagtaatttaaattctattactCATAAATTTTTGATAGCCGGACATACGCAAAACGAAGGTGATGCCATACATTCGGTAAtcgaaaagcaaataaaacgtTCCTTGAAAACTGGTCCAATTTACGTGCCAAGTCAGtacgtacaaataattaaagaggCTAAGAAAACTGGGGAACCACTAAGAGTTAATGAACTATCACACaccgattttattaatttaaaaagattagttAGTGATCTAGGTATTACTACTTTAAATAAGCTAAAGATTTCTGAAGTTAAAATGATGATGATTACCAAAGCCGcaccaaatattttaaagtacaaaACGTCGTACACTGACATTGAATGGTCTGAAACTAATTTACTttctcgaaataaaaaaataatagttcctGATCTAAAGCAAGTTTATGCTGCTAAAATAGAGATTAAGGAACGGAAAAAGAATGACTTAATGACATTACTTCTTAACAACCACATTCCTAGTTTTTATGccaacttttataatagtttataa
- the LOC110996174 gene encoding beta-TrCP isoform X1, with product METDWMIEEQTTPKQVASLTSLDTGVKPAPSGAAYVAERNTCLNLFSKWNETDQVEFVEQLLARMCHYQHGHINAYLKPMLQRDFISMLPKKGLDHVAENILSYLDASSLCAAELVCREWQRVISEGMLWKKLVERKVRTDSLWRGLAERRGWIMYLFKPKPGSQHPSHSFYRQLYPKIIQDIQSIEENWRMGRHNLQRINCRSENSKGVYCLQYDDNKIVSGLRDNTIKIWDRKTLQCIKELQGHTGSVLCLQYDERAIISGSSDSTVRVWDVNTGAMLNTLIHHCEAVLHLRFCNGMMVTCSKDRSIAVWDMTSTTEIMLRRVLVGHRAAVNVVDFDEKYIVSASGDRTIKVWNTSSCEFVRTLNGHKRGIACLQYRDRLVVSGSSDNTIRLWDIECGQCIRVLEGHEELVRCIRFDNKRIVSGAYDGKIKVWDLRAALDVRTPHQDLCLRTLVEHTGRVFRLQFDEFQIVSSSHDDTILVWDFLNYTGASPAPPAPPQPRWASPELDRAFYD from the exons atggAGACCGATTGGATGATAGAAGAACAGACGACGCCAAAG cAGGTGGCATCACTTACATCACTGGACACAGGTGTTAAGCCAGCACCTAGTGGTGCTGCATATGTGGCAGAAAGAAACACATGTCTAAACCTTTTTTCAAAATGGAACGAAACCGACCAG gtGGAGTTTGTAGAGCAACTTTTGGCGCGTATGTGTCATTATCAGCATGGTCACATAAACGCATATCTCAAACCTATGCTGCAGAGGGATTTTATCAGCATGCTGCCAA aAAAAGGCCTAGATCATGTAGCGGAGAACATCCTCTCGTATTTGGACGCGAGTTCGCTGTGCGCCGCAGAGCTGGTGTGCCGCGAGTGGCAGAGGGTGATCTCGGAGGGGATGCTGTGGAAGAAGCTGGTGGAGCGGAAGGTCAGGACTGACTCTCTGTGGAGGGGGCTCGCTGAGAGGAGAGGATG gataatgtatttattcaaacCGAAGCCAGGCAGCCAGCATCCGTCCCACTCTTTCTACAGACAACTGTATCCTAAGATAATACAAGATATACAATCTATTGAAGAGAATTGGAGAATGGGAAGGCATAATTTGCAG AGGATAAACTGCAGATCGGAGAACTCAAAAGGCGTCTACTGTTTGCAGTatgatgataataaaattgtatccgGGCTTAgagataatacaattaaaatttgggATCGGAAGACTTTACAATGTATTAAG GAACTACAAGGTCACACGGGTTCAGTGCTTTGCCTGCAATACGACGAAAGGGCAATCATATCCGGTTCATCAGACAGCACAGTGCGAGTATGGGATGTCAATACTGGTGCGATGCTCAACACACTGATACATCACTGCGAGGCCGTGTTGCATCTGCGGTTTTGCAATGGGATGATGGTCACGTGTAGTAAG GATAGATCAATAGCTGTATGGGATATGACGTCAACGACGGAAATAATGCTCCGTCGGGTACTCGTCGGGCACAGGGCCGCGGTGAATGTGGTTGACTTTGACGAGAAGTACATTGTCAGTGCGAGTGGTGATAGGACTATTAAG GTATGGAATACGTCGTCGTGCGAATTCGTACGGACGTTGAACGGCCACAAGCGTGGCATCGCGTGCCTTCAATACCGGGACCGGCTCGTCGTGTCCGGTTCGTCCGATAACACTATCCGGCTGTGGGACATCGAGTGCGGACAGTGTATACGCGTTTTGGAAGGGCACGAGGAGCTTGTTAGGTGTATAcg TTTCGATAACAAACGAATTGTGAGCGGTGCGTACGATGGAAAGATTAAAGTGTGGGACCTTCGAGCCGCACTCGACGTTCGTACGCCGCACCAAGATCTCTGTCTACGGACGCTGGTG GAGCACACCGGCCGCGTGTTCCGCCTTCAGTTCGACGAGTTTCAAATCGTGTCGTCGTCGCACGACGATACGATTCTCGTGTGGGACTTCCTGAACTACACGGGGGCTTCGCCCGCGCCCCCCGCGCCCCCCCAGCCTAGGTGGGCCTCGCCCGAACTGGATAGGGCCTTCTATGACTAG
- the LOC110996174 gene encoding beta-TrCP isoform X2: METDWMIEEQTTPKQVASLTSLDTGVKPAPSGAAYVAERNTCLNLFSKWNETDQVEFVEQLLARMCHYQHGHINAYLKPMLQRDFISMLPKKGLDHVAENILSYLDASSLCAAELVCREWQRVISEGMLWKKLVERKVRTDSLWRGLAERRGWIMYLFKPKPGSQHPSHSFYRQLYPKIIQDIQSIEENWRMGRHNLQRINCRSENSKGVYCLQYDDNKIVSGLRDNTIKIWDRKTLQCIKELQGHTGSVLCLQYDERAIISGSSDSTVRVWDVNTGAMLNTLIHHCEAVLHLRFCNGMMVTCSKDRSIAVWDMTSTTEIMLRRVLVGHRAAVNVVDFDEKYIVSASGDRTIKVWNTSSCEFVRTLNGHKRGIACLQYRDRLVVSGSSDNTIRLWDIECGQCIRVLEGHEELVRCIRFDNKRIVSGAYDGKIKVWDLRAALDVRTPHQDLCLRTLVHTGRVFRLQFDEFQIVSSSHDDTILVWDFLNYTGASPAPPAPPQPRWASPELDRAFYD; the protein is encoded by the exons atggAGACCGATTGGATGATAGAAGAACAGACGACGCCAAAG cAGGTGGCATCACTTACATCACTGGACACAGGTGTTAAGCCAGCACCTAGTGGTGCTGCATATGTGGCAGAAAGAAACACATGTCTAAACCTTTTTTCAAAATGGAACGAAACCGACCAG gtGGAGTTTGTAGAGCAACTTTTGGCGCGTATGTGTCATTATCAGCATGGTCACATAAACGCATATCTCAAACCTATGCTGCAGAGGGATTTTATCAGCATGCTGCCAA aAAAAGGCCTAGATCATGTAGCGGAGAACATCCTCTCGTATTTGGACGCGAGTTCGCTGTGCGCCGCAGAGCTGGTGTGCCGCGAGTGGCAGAGGGTGATCTCGGAGGGGATGCTGTGGAAGAAGCTGGTGGAGCGGAAGGTCAGGACTGACTCTCTGTGGAGGGGGCTCGCTGAGAGGAGAGGATG gataatgtatttattcaaacCGAAGCCAGGCAGCCAGCATCCGTCCCACTCTTTCTACAGACAACTGTATCCTAAGATAATACAAGATATACAATCTATTGAAGAGAATTGGAGAATGGGAAGGCATAATTTGCAG AGGATAAACTGCAGATCGGAGAACTCAAAAGGCGTCTACTGTTTGCAGTatgatgataataaaattgtatccgGGCTTAgagataatacaattaaaatttgggATCGGAAGACTTTACAATGTATTAAG GAACTACAAGGTCACACGGGTTCAGTGCTTTGCCTGCAATACGACGAAAGGGCAATCATATCCGGTTCATCAGACAGCACAGTGCGAGTATGGGATGTCAATACTGGTGCGATGCTCAACACACTGATACATCACTGCGAGGCCGTGTTGCATCTGCGGTTTTGCAATGGGATGATGGTCACGTGTAGTAAG GATAGATCAATAGCTGTATGGGATATGACGTCAACGACGGAAATAATGCTCCGTCGGGTACTCGTCGGGCACAGGGCCGCGGTGAATGTGGTTGACTTTGACGAGAAGTACATTGTCAGTGCGAGTGGTGATAGGACTATTAAG GTATGGAATACGTCGTCGTGCGAATTCGTACGGACGTTGAACGGCCACAAGCGTGGCATCGCGTGCCTTCAATACCGGGACCGGCTCGTCGTGTCCGGTTCGTCCGATAACACTATCCGGCTGTGGGACATCGAGTGCGGACAGTGTATACGCGTTTTGGAAGGGCACGAGGAGCTTGTTAGGTGTATAcg TTTCGATAACAAACGAATTGTGAGCGGTGCGTACGATGGAAAGATTAAAGTGTGGGACCTTCGAGCCGCACTCGACGTTCGTACGCCGCACCAAGATCTCTGTCTACGGACGCTGGTG CACACCGGCCGCGTGTTCCGCCTTCAGTTCGACGAGTTTCAAATCGTGTCGTCGTCGCACGACGATACGATTCTCGTGTGGGACTTCCTGAACTACACGGGGGCTTCGCCCGCGCCCCCCGCGCCCCCCCAGCCTAGGTGGGCCTCGCCCGAACTGGATAGGGCCTTCTATGACTAG
- the LOC110996173 gene encoding syndetin — MESRHAPPGVNSRSLTAAQSAAELEVLKQIENVYFSPPNEFDAARYALSHVPSYTNTDDIEQMFTKLKRQQQVVSGKALHLISQQRDNCDREFAEIQNIRQQLTTTLDTCRQARENLQIASNHLTISTFVILANVRKRQIIKSVLKSLDLLRSLRSVEKDVAELLNKKQYYSAIELILKSLKAASNHKEYTCIADLTARLEDTLDMTEEKLDSVLSSICYRFDASVFSKLKRAYDLLGKTQAAMEQLHMHYSSAVNESAFEAVKSFVDNVSMETKFQEMCQSVPTNKAPTCLLNLCENLFLVMRSYYMLVNWYNQNEESSNSGNVCDIERNVSREYIKQKLKGGLIRIWHDVQSKVSMFLKSSGLEEYPFEKFIQMLGILRKLTQVAEVFCGDTSDLLQDFIKTQSVAYIKNYHKGRMEELKLFLENEGWEQCPVKSTFTVLNLQEFKQFKKYFKPKSDIGKSSQSSSSVHSLDDSVYISKYFGEATRTPFEMFRNENVTNDDIFGLEPESDVSEESEDEPDELKRDFVEDAEVKESPSKVANSVIVTNTTLSVLRNCGQYLQISRYLPQIALEVIMLMNQLFDYYFFTVHLFFTSDLEVASSTLYTPKLNGVLKRISNLEESFAIPKPPENLEKTEANLHGLSERIVGVESLIFLGKQFETLQPYLETIVAHHQRMILEHFRDNTLKVVGDLRMPVYMCSASKAVDARSALIGISQVRWDIRTVAGENSAYVDMIIRKIQVFALRLENISQKVSLNIDIINGIWGMVAKFIVHLLVEGFSNASKCSNGGRGLMQLDYRQLFVKLEKISGMKPIPFQDYVDRYVKAYYLPRDELEIFVRDRIEYSNKHLIALIGCACENKRDRQALLGVLEGREAS, encoded by the exons atggagAGTCGACATGCTCCGCCTGGTGTAAACTCTAGATCATTAACTGCTGCACAATCAGCTGCTGAGCTTGAG gTCCTGAAACAAATTGAGAATGTATACTTTTCTCCTCCAAATGAGTTTGATGCTGCCCGGTATGCTTTGAGCCATGTCCCTTCATACACTAATACTGATGATATAGAGCAAATGTTTACAAAACTCAAACGACAACAACAA GTTGTATCTGGCAAAGCACTCCATTTAATATCACAACAACGCGACAACTGTGATAGGGAATTTgctgaaatacaaaatataaggcAACAACTCACAACAACACTAGACACATGTAGACAAGCCCGAGAAAATCTCCAAATTGCCTCCAACCATTTGACTATATCTACCTTTGTCATACTGGCTAATGTCAGAAAGAGACAGATAATTAAATCCGTACTAAAGTCATTGGATTTGCTAAGAAGCCTCCGTAGTGTTGAAAAGGATGTGGCCGAATTACTCAATAAAAAACAGTATTATAGCGCTATTGAgttgatattaaaaagtctAAAAGCGGCTTCAAATCATAAGGAATACACATGCATTGCAGATCTAACAGCACGGCTTGAAGACACCCTAGATATGACAGAGGAGAAACTTGATTCAGTCCTATCCAGTATTTGCTATAGATTTGATGCTTCGGTGTTTTCTAAACTGAAAAGGGCATATGATCTTTTAGGCAAAACTCAGGCCGCTATGGAACAATTGCACATGCATTATTCCTCTGCGGTGAACGAATCTGCCTTTGAGGCTGTCAAATCGTTTGTTGATAACGTTTCCATGGAAACCAAGTTTCAGGAAATGTGCCAATCGGTGCCCACGAACAAGGCCCCAACGTGTTTGTTGAATCTCTGCGAGAATTTGTTCCTTGTGATGCGGAGTTATTACATGCTGGTGAATTGGTATAACCAGAATGAGGAATCTAGTAATTCCGGTAATGTCTGTGATATTGAGAGGAATGTCAGTCGGGAATATATTAAGCAGAAGTTAAAAGGTGGTCTCATAAGAATCTGGCACGATGTCCAAAGCAAAGTGTCAATGTTCCTCAAAAGTTCTGGCTTAGAAGAATATCCATTTGAAAAGTTCATCCAAATGTTGGGAATCCTACGGAAGTTGACTCAAGTGGCTGAAGTTTTCTGTGGAGACACATCGGATCTCTTGCAGGATTTCATCAAAACTCAAAGTGTGGCTTATATAAAGAATTACCACAAGGGACGTATGGAGGAATTGAAGCTGTTCCTGGAAAACGAAGGATGGGAACAGTGCCCGGTCAAATCCACATTCACAGTACTGAATTTACAGGAATTCAAACAattcaagaaatattttaagccAAAATCCGATATTGGTAAAAGTTCCCAATCATCTTCATCCGTACATTCTTTGGATGATAGTGTGTACATATCTAAATACTTTGGAGAAGCAACAAGAACGCCATTCGAGATGTTTCGAAATGAAAATGTTACAAATGACGACATATTCGGATTAGAACCAGAATCCGATGTCAGTGAAGAATCTGAAGATGAACCTGATGAATTGAAAAGAGATTTCGTTGAAGACGCCGAAGTTAAGGAGAGTCCGTCCAAAGTGGCCAATAGTGTTATAGTGACGAATACAACACTATCCGTGTTAAGAAATTGTGGGCAGTATCTGCAAATTTCAAGATATCTACCCCAAATTGCCTTAGAAGTAATAATGCTGATGAATCAGCTATTCGACTACTATTTCTTCACGGTGCACCTATTCTTCACTTCTGATTTGGAAGTTGCCTCCAGCACATTATACACACCGAAGTTGAATGGTGTTTTGAAAAGAATCTCGAATCTAGAAGAGAGTTTCGCCATACCAAAACCACCGGAAAATTTGGAGAAAACAGAAGCGAACTTGCATGGACTAAGCGAACGGATAGTTGGCGTTGAAAGCCTAATTTTCTTGGGGAAGCAATTTGAAACACTCCAACCGTATTTGGAGACAATAGTAGCACACCATCAACGGATGATTCTAGAACATTTCCGGGATAACACCTTGAAGGTTGTGGGTGATTTGCGAATGCCCGTATACATGTGCTCGGCTTCGAAGGCCGTCGATGCCCGGTCAGCCCTCATCGGGATATCCCAAGTCAGATGGGATATCAGGACAGTGGCTGGTGAGAACAGCGCCTATGTGGATATGATCATTCGGAAGATTCAAGTGTTCGCACTGCGTTTGGAGAACATTTCCCAAAAAGTTTCGCTAAATATCGACATAATTAATGGGATTTGGGGTATGGTGGCCAAGTTTATAGTGCATCTTCTAGTTGAGGGTTTCTCCAATGCGTCGAAATGCTCGAACGGTGGTAGGGGCCTGATGCAATTGGATTATAGGCAGCTGTTTGTGAAGTTGGAGAAGATTTCTGGCATGAAGCCGATACCGTTTCAGGATTATGTCGATAGGTATGTCAAGGCATATTACCTGCCAAGGGATGAGTTGGAGATATTTGTCAGGGATAGGATAGAGTATTCAAATAAGCATTTGATTGCGTTAATCGGGTGTGCTTGTGAAAATAAAAGGGATAGGCAGGCGTTGTTGGGTGTTTTGGAAGGGAGGGAAGCATCATAA